A window of Borrelia duttonii Ly genomic DNA:
AGGCGAAGAAAATTAAGAGAGAAGGAATAGAAGGGGAAATAAAAGGGAAGAGAGTAATAAGTAATAGAGAGAGTGAATAGAATGAAAAGAATAGTAAAAGGAATAATGGTGATGGTAGTGATGGTGGTGATGGGATGTAATAGTGGAGGAGGAATAAAGGAAGGAGAGGAAGGGAAAGCAAAGAAGGGAGATGGGAGTGTAATAGATTTAAAGGTGATTGGGGAGAAGATAAAGAGTGTGGTGGAGTTTGTTGAGAAAGTAAAGGAAGTTGAGACTTTAGTTAAGTCGGTTGATGAGCTGGCTAAAGCTATAGGAGCAAAAATTAAAAATGCTTATGAACTTGATACTACCAATTCTAATCATAATGGGTCTTTAATTGCAGGGGTATTTCAAGTAATATTGACTGCAGAAACCAAATTGAAGGCATTAAAGCAATCAGTTGAGACCGATTCACTTAAGGCAAAGGTTATTGTTGCTGAGCAATCAAGTAAGAAATTTTTAGATAAATTGAAGAGTGAGAATATTGCCCTTGGTAAAGAAGATGCTTCTGATGTGGATTCAAAAGCAGCCTTTCTTAAAAGTGATGCTGCGGGAGCTAAAGGGGCTAAGGAACTTATTGAACTTAACACAGCAATAGATGAGTTGTTAAAGTCTGTTAATGGTGCATTAGAAATAGCAATATCGGAACTTACAACATCTTCTAAGGCAGCAACACTTATTCAAAATAAATGATTAGGATATAAAATTAATTTTAGATGTATAGGATTAGTATTAAATTAAAAGGTAAGTAACTGAAGAAATAAAATTAATAAAAAAGCTAAGAGCACTATGCTCTTAGCTTGTGCTATTTTTTATGTTTATGGAATAAGTTAATCTAGTGATTAATATTGGTGGTAATTTTGATGCTGTCTCTTGGTACTACTGATAGAACTGGTTTTTAAGTCATTGTTTCATAAGTTAAAAGTATTATTGATGCAGCAGGGAAATTTGGAGTAAAAATTAATGTAGTAAATTCTGGTAGTCAGGTTAGAATATACAATTATAAATTACAAGTTTAACTACTTGGAATTATAGCGTTTAATTTATACCTATTTAACCTACTATTTAAGACCAACATTAATACCAGCATTGCCATTGGTACCACCAAAAACAGGAAGGAACATCAATATTAGTAGAAACTCTAATTCTGTGAAAGTCAATTTTAAATATTTTTTATTTTTCAATTAATAACAAAATGAATCATAAGTTTTTATGTAGATATTTTTATGAATTTTCGTTTATCCATTCATTTTATGTGTGTCTGATTTTATTTTTTGTGTCTTACTAGTATTTAAAGAACTACAAATAAGAAAATAAATAAGTAAAATAAAGGAGGCTAAGAAAATGAAGAGAGAAGTAAAAGAAGGTGAAATAAAAAACAGGGAGGCGAAAAGAATGAGGAGAGAGAAAAAAGTAGAGGGAAAATAAGAGTAATAATATTAATGGTGATGATGGTGGTGATGATGGGATGTAATAGTGGGGGAGTATTAGAAGCAGAGCAAGGGAAGAATAAATATTTGCAGTCATTAGTTAATGTGAGTGAAGAATTTTTGAATGTTTTTACTTCATTTGGGGAAATGGTAGGGAGTGTATTGGGGTTAAATGTTGATTCAAAGAAATCAGATGTAGGGAAATATTTTAAGACAGTACAGGAGACTGTTAAAGGGACAAAGGAGAAACTTGAGAAAATTGTTGCTGAAATGAAGGAAGAAAAGAATCCGAATGCTGAGGCTATTGAGACTGCAGTAAAAAAATTAGTTACTGAAACTCTTGATAAGATAATAGAAGGGGCTAAGACTGCTAGTGAGGCTGTTGGTATTGAAGGTGATGATCTACTTGGTAATGTTGGTGCTAATAATGCTGCTGGTGTTGTTGGGGATGTTGACAAATTAATCAAGGGAATTAAATCAATTGTAGATGTAGTACTTAAGGGTGTAGGAAATGCTGAGGCTGGGAATGATAAGAAAGCTGAAGATGGTAGTACGGCAAGAACTGCTGCTGCTGCTGGGGATGGTGAAGCAGGTAAATTGTTTGCTGCTGCTGCTGGTAATGCTGACAATTCAAAAAAAGTTTCAGCTGATGCGTCAAAAGCTGTTGGTGCAGTAACTGGTGCTGATATCTTGCAATCTATAGTTAAAGCTGATAAAGCTGCTACTTTAGCTAAGAGTAATGATGGTAACGCTGGTGCTGCTCCTAAAGATGCGGAAGTAGCAGGAGGTATAGCGTTAAGAGCTATGGCTAAGAATGGTAAGTTTGCTGGGCCTACTGCTGATAGCGCTGATTATGTTATTGCTGCTAAAGGAGCGGCAGTAAGTGCAGTAGCTAAGGTATTAGATACATTAACAGTAGCAATAAGAAAAACAATTGATTTGGGATTTAAGAATGTTAAAGAGGCTATGAAAATTAATACTAATGTTATTCCTGTAGCATCTGAGAATAGTGGTTCTAGTGGTCAAAAGCAATAATTGGAATTACATAATTAAATAATAAAATAAGAAAAGTAAAGTTACGAAGTAAAGATACTGGGATTTAAGTTCTTGGTATCTTTTATTTTATGTTATATTTAACATGAGTTTATTATTTTATGTGTTTTAATTTGATCATTTGTGGTTTCTTTTAAATATTCTAGTGGAAAATATTCAGTTTATTTTATAAGATTGTATCAATAAAAATAATATATTATAAAACTTTCAATCTTTCTTATAGGGCATATTAGTCATTTAAAAGGGTTAAATGATAAGCATGTATAGGTTATAATTTGAATCATAATATAACAAAAAATATACCAGGAACTATAATAATTGGATTTTATAAATATAAAGGGTTAACTACTGAATTTTTATATTTTCAGATTGATGATAGATAGTAATAAAATCAATCGTTGTTTTTATATAGATATTTTTCTGGATTTTAGTTTATCTATTCATTCGTTACTTTTATGATTTTA
This region includes:
- a CDS encoding Vsp/OspC family lipoprotein encodes the protein MKRIVKGIMVMVVMVVMGCNSGGGIKEGEEGKAKKGDGSVIDLKVIGEKIKSVVEFVEKVKEVETLVKSVDELAKAIGAKIKNAYELDTTNSNHNGSLIAGVFQVILTAETKLKALKQSVETDSLKAKVIVAEQSSKKFLDKLKSENIALGKEDASDVDSKAAFLKSDAAGAKGAKELIELNTAIDELLKSVNGALEIAISELTTSSKAATLIQNK
- a CDS encoding variable large family protein, translating into MVMMVVMMGCNSGGVLEAEQGKNKYLQSLVNVSEEFLNVFTSFGEMVGSVLGLNVDSKKSDVGKYFKTVQETVKGTKEKLEKIVAEMKEEKNPNAEAIETAVKKLVTETLDKIIEGAKTASEAVGIEGDDLLGNVGANNAAGVVGDVDKLIKGIKSIVDVVLKGVGNAEAGNDKKAEDGSTARTAAAAGDGEAGKLFAAAAGNADNSKKVSADASKAVGAVTGADILQSIVKADKAATLAKSNDGNAGAAPKDAEVAGGIALRAMAKNGKFAGPTADSADYVIAAKGAAVSAVAKVLDTLTVAIRKTIDLGFKNVKEAMKINTNVIPVASENSGSSGQKQ